Genomic segment of Microbacterium sp. BH-3-3-3:
CTGGACCTCGTTGCGCAGGCCCTCGACGAACGAGGGGCGCAGCGGGCGGTCGATGAGGCGGCAGACGAGAATGGCCTCGGTCGAGGGGCGACCCTCGCGGCGGAAGAACGAGCCGGGGATCTTGCCGGCGGCGTACGAACGCTCTTCGACGTCGACGGTCAGCGGGAAGAAGTCGAAGCCTTCACGCGGGTGCTTGCCGGCGCTGGTGGCCGACAGGAGCATGGTCTCTTCGTCGAGGTAGGCGGCAACAGCGCCCTGGGCCTGCTGAGCGAGGCGTCCGGTCTCGAAGCGGATGGTGCGGGTGCCGAAACGGCCGTTGTCGAGAACGGCTTCAGCGGCGGTGATTTCTGGACCTTCCAAGAGGTCCCTCCTTCTTTGTTTAGGCTCGCCGCCCCGTGTGGGCGACGAGCTGCATGCGAAGGAGCAGGAACAGGCAGAAAGGGCGCGCCGACGTGTCGGCCCGGAAATCCCGGCGACTGGCCACCAGTAGACGACCACCCGGCAAACGACGGGGAGTCCACCACAGGGGACCAGCGTCTGCCGGCCTGCTCCGTGAGCTCATGTGTAATTGAGCGGATGCCAAGACGGCATCGTCCTCACCCTACCAGCGCCGCGCGGAACGGGGTGGTCACCGCACGGCTTCGTGCTTTAGCGTGACCTCATGGGCATCATCCGTCGCAGCAGTCACACGCTCCTCGTGTGCGTGCTCCTCGGCGCGGCGATGGCCCCTCTGTCGGCCGCCGCCGCCTCACCCGCCTCCGCGACGAGGGCCGTGACCGCCGCCGTCGATGAGGCGGCCGTCGCCCAGGTGAAGCAGGCGCTGGATGCCGCGGAGCAGTCCGCCGCGTCGGCGTCGCGTCGCGCGCTCGACACCTCGGCGACCGCCGAGCGCACCCGACTGCTCGCGGAGTCCACCGCCGCCCGCGCCGAGACGCTGACGGCGCAGAGCACCGCCGCCGACGCGCACCTCTCGTCCACCCGCACCCGGGCGGGCGCCAGCGCCTCGCGCCTCTACCGCACCACCGGGAGCGGCCCCCTCGTGGCGCAGCTGCTGACGGGCGCCGATCCCGACTCCGTGCTGTCGCGTCTGGGCATCCTGGATCGGATGGCCACCGTCGCGGCGCGCACGGCCGGCCAGGCCCGCAGCGCGGCCGACGTCGCCACGTCTCTGCGCACCCAGGCGGAGCAGGCCCGCGCCGAGGCCGCACGCCTGGCGGGCGAGGCGCAGACGACGGCGGCGGCCGCCGCCGCCGAGGCCACGACCGAGACGGCGACCGTCGCCGCCGCCCAGGCTCAGCTGAACGACCTGTACGCGCAGCTGGCCGAGTTGCGGCGCACGACCGCCGAGCAGGAGCGCGCGGCGCGCGAGCGCGAGAAGGCCGAACGCGACGCCGCCGAGCCCGGCGGGTCGACCGGCGGCGGTCCAGGCTCCGGGGGCGAGGGCGGTGGGTCCGGCGGCGGCTCGGGCTCCGGC
This window contains:
- a CDS encoding lytic transglycosylase domain-containing protein, whose product is MGIIRRSSHTLLVCVLLGAAMAPLSAAAASPASATRAVTAAVDEAAVAQVKQALDAAEQSAASASRRALDTSATAERTRLLAESTAARAETLTAQSTAADAHLSSTRTRAGASASRLYRTTGSGPLVAQLLTGADPDSVLSRLGILDRMATVAARTAGQARSAADVATSLRTQAEQARAEAARLAGEAQTTAAAAAAEATTETATVAAAQAQLNDLYAQLAELRRTTAEQERAAREREKAERDAAEPGGSTGGGPGSGGEGGGSGGGSGSGGGDSGGGSTPGGGSGDGGGSGGGSNPGGGNGGGSGSGGGDSGGGGNSDGGSGGNGGGGSGGGSTAPAGPVMSPSEARTHARGAISGYGWGDDQFSCLVSLWNRESGWRADALNPGSGAYGIPQALPGEKMASAGLDWRSNAATQISWGLRYIADRYGSPCGAWAHSERTGWY